The following coding sequences lie in one Paracidovorax avenae genomic window:
- the nuoE gene encoding NADH-quinone oxidoreductase subunit NuoE, translated as MSTETKQAAGASPVTEATRARFAREVAKYPPEQKQSAVMACLSIVQQEQGWVSAESEAVIAEVLGMPQIAVHEVTTFYNMYNQQPLGKYKLNVCTNLPCQLRDGQKALHHLEKKLGIAMGETTPDGLFTLQQCECLGACADAPVMLVNDRTMCSFMDNEKLDQLVDGLRQAEGQA; from the coding sequence ATGAGTACCGAAACGAAGCAAGCCGCCGGCGCATCGCCGGTGACCGAGGCGACGCGCGCGCGCTTCGCCCGCGAGGTGGCCAAGTACCCGCCGGAGCAGAAGCAGTCCGCCGTGATGGCCTGCCTGTCCATCGTGCAGCAGGAGCAGGGCTGGGTCAGCGCCGAGAGCGAGGCCGTGATCGCCGAGGTCCTGGGCATGCCCCAGATCGCCGTGCATGAAGTCACGACCTTCTACAACATGTACAACCAGCAGCCGCTGGGCAAGTACAAGCTCAACGTCTGCACCAACCTGCCGTGCCAGCTGCGCGACGGCCAGAAGGCGCTGCACCACCTCGAGAAGAAGCTCGGCATCGCCATGGGCGAGACCACGCCCGACGGGCTGTTCACGCTGCAGCAGTGCGAATGCCTGGGTGCCTGCGCCGACGCGCCCGTGATGCTGGTGAACGACCGCACGATGTGCAGCTTCATGGACAACGAGAAGCTCGACCAGCTCGTGGACGGCCTGCGCCAGGCGGAGGGACAGGCATGA
- the nuoF gene encoding NADH-quinone oxidoreductase subunit NuoF codes for MTTAAQILSQFQATGVQTCFHDRHIEPQIYAGLDGTNWSIKDYEARGGYQALRKILGTDGGEPMTQDQVIATVKESGLRGRGGAGFPTGLKWSFMPRSFPGQKYLVCNSDEGEPGTCKDRDILQFNPHIVIEGMIIAAFAMGISVGYNYIHGEIFQTYERFEAALEEARAAGYLGDNILGSSFSFQLHAAHGFGAYICGEETALLESLEGKKGQPRFKPPFPASFGLYGKPTTINNTETFAAVPWIIRNGGAAYLACGKPNNGGTKIFSVSGDVEKPGNYEIPLGTPFSKLLELAGGVRKGRQLKAVIPGGSSAPVLPASIIMECTMDYDSIAKAGSMLGSGAVIVMDDSRSMVESLLRLSYFYSHESCGQCTPCREGTGWMWRVIDRIQHGQGREGDLDLLNSVADNIQGRTICALGDAAAMPVRAMIKHFRPEFEALIRNKTSPQAPASA; via the coding sequence ATGACCACCGCAGCACAGATCCTCTCGCAGTTCCAGGCCACGGGCGTCCAGACCTGCTTCCACGACCGCCACATCGAGCCGCAGATCTATGCGGGCCTCGACGGCACGAACTGGAGCATCAAGGACTACGAGGCGCGCGGCGGCTACCAGGCCCTGCGCAAGATCCTGGGCACCGATGGCGGCGAGCCGATGACCCAGGACCAGGTCATCGCCACCGTCAAGGAATCCGGCCTGCGCGGCCGCGGCGGCGCGGGCTTCCCGACGGGCCTGAAGTGGAGCTTCATGCCCCGCTCGTTCCCGGGCCAGAAGTACCTCGTCTGCAACTCCGACGAAGGCGAGCCGGGCACCTGCAAGGACCGCGACATCCTGCAGTTCAACCCGCACATCGTCATCGAGGGCATGATCATCGCGGCCTTCGCGATGGGCATCTCGGTGGGCTACAACTACATCCACGGCGAGATCTTCCAGACCTACGAGCGTTTCGAGGCCGCGCTGGAAGAGGCGCGCGCCGCGGGCTACCTGGGCGACAACATCCTGGGCAGCAGCTTCAGCTTCCAGCTGCATGCCGCCCACGGCTTCGGTGCCTACATCTGCGGCGAGGAAACCGCGCTGCTGGAATCGCTGGAAGGCAAGAAGGGCCAGCCGCGCTTCAAGCCGCCGTTCCCGGCCAGCTTCGGCCTGTACGGCAAGCCCACCACGATCAACAACACCGAGACCTTCGCGGCGGTGCCCTGGATCATCCGCAACGGCGGCGCGGCCTACCTGGCCTGCGGCAAGCCGAACAACGGCGGCACCAAGATCTTCTCGGTGTCCGGCGACGTGGAGAAGCCCGGCAACTACGAGATCCCGCTGGGCACGCCGTTCAGCAAGCTGCTGGAACTGGCCGGCGGCGTGCGCAAGGGCCGCCAGCTCAAGGCCGTGATCCCGGGCGGTTCGTCCGCCCCGGTGCTGCCCGCGTCCATCATCATGGAATGCACGATGGACTACGACTCCATCGCCAAGGCCGGCTCGATGCTGGGCTCGGGTGCCGTGATCGTCATGGACGACTCTCGCAGCATGGTCGAGAGCCTGCTGCGCCTGTCGTACTTCTATTCGCACGAGTCCTGCGGCCAGTGCACGCCCTGCCGCGAAGGCACGGGCTGGATGTGGCGCGTGATCGACCGCATCCAGCACGGCCAGGGCCGCGAAGGCGACCTGGACCTGCTCAATTCGGTGGCGGACAACATCCAGGGGCGCACCATCTGCGCCCTGGGCGACGCGGCGGCCATGCCGGTGCGCGCGATGATCAAGCACTTCCGTCCGGAATTCGAGGCGCTGATCCGCAACAAGACGAGCCCCCAGGCTCCGGCCTCCGCCTGA
- the nuoG gene encoding NADH-quinone oxidoreductase subunit NuoG, translating to MVEIELDGKKVEVAEGCMVMHAAEKAGTYIPHFCYHKKLSIAANCRMCLVDVEKAPKPMPACATPVTQGMIVRTKSDKAIKAQQSVMEFLLINHPLDCPICDQGGECQLQDLAVGYGGSSSRYEEEKRVVFHKDVGPLISMEEMSRCIHCTRCVRFGQEVAGVMELGMIHRGEHSEITTVVGDTVDSELSGNMIDICPVGALTSKPFRYSARTWELSRRKSVSPHDSTGANLIVQVKNHKVMRVVPFENEDVNECWIADRDRFSYEALNGPDRLTRPMLKQGGQWKEVDWQTALEYVANGLRGIQSEHGAQSIGALVSPHSTLEELHLATLLVRGLGSDNIDYRLRNAEFTAAEGVRWLGMPIAALSTLQSVLVVGSNLRKEHPLFAQRIRQAARKGCAVSALNAVAHDWAMPMAQSIVAPAGEWTAALADIAAAVAQERGVAAPVASGRVTDAALAVARSLASGEGRAVLLGNAAAHHAQASSLLALAQWIGAQTGAVVGYLTEAANTVGAQFVGAQPRQGGLDAGRMLAGGLKAALLLNTEPVHDSAAGARAAEALAQAEMVVTLSPFKTNLEFSDVLLPIAPFTETSGSFVNAEGRLQGFHAVVKPLGDARPAWKVLRVLGNLLGVQGIGFETSQEVLAHAVGATGAELPTHLPAARLSNTTSAAPAVPAIAAGAPEPVVAAIYQLDGLVRRAPSLQLTADGRQAAATIAVEGAAA from the coding sequence ATGGTTGAAATCGAACTCGACGGGAAGAAGGTGGAAGTCGCCGAAGGCTGCATGGTGATGCATGCGGCCGAGAAGGCGGGCACCTACATCCCTCATTTCTGCTATCACAAGAAGCTCTCCATCGCCGCCAACTGCCGCATGTGCCTGGTGGACGTGGAGAAGGCTCCCAAGCCGATGCCTGCCTGCGCCACGCCCGTGACGCAGGGCATGATCGTGCGCACCAAGAGCGACAAGGCCATCAAGGCCCAGCAGTCGGTCATGGAGTTCCTGCTGATCAACCACCCGCTGGACTGCCCGATCTGCGACCAGGGCGGCGAGTGCCAGCTGCAGGACCTGGCCGTGGGCTACGGCGGCTCCTCCTCGCGCTACGAGGAAGAAAAGCGCGTGGTCTTCCACAAGGACGTCGGCCCGCTGATCTCCATGGAGGAGATGAGCCGCTGCATCCACTGCACCCGCTGCGTGCGCTTCGGCCAGGAAGTGGCCGGCGTGATGGAGCTGGGCATGATCCACCGCGGCGAGCATTCCGAGATCACCACCGTGGTGGGCGATACCGTGGATTCCGAGCTGTCGGGCAACATGATCGACATCTGCCCCGTGGGCGCGCTCACGAGCAAGCCGTTCCGCTACAGCGCCCGCACGTGGGAGCTGTCGCGCCGCAAGTCGGTCAGCCCGCATGATTCCACGGGTGCCAACCTGATCGTCCAGGTGAAGAACCACAAGGTCATGCGCGTCGTCCCGTTCGAGAACGAGGACGTGAACGAGTGCTGGATCGCCGACCGCGACCGCTTCTCGTACGAAGCGTTGAACGGCCCGGACCGCCTCACCAGGCCCATGCTCAAGCAGGGCGGCCAGTGGAAGGAAGTGGACTGGCAGACGGCCCTGGAATACGTGGCCAACGGCCTGCGCGGCATCCAGTCCGAGCACGGTGCCCAGAGCATCGGCGCGCTCGTCAGCCCGCACAGCACGCTGGAAGAGCTGCACCTGGCCACGCTGCTGGTGCGGGGCCTGGGCAGCGACAACATCGACTACCGCCTGCGCAACGCGGAATTCACCGCGGCGGAAGGCGTTCGCTGGCTGGGCATGCCGATCGCGGCGCTGTCCACGCTGCAGTCCGTGCTGGTCGTGGGCTCCAACCTGCGCAAGGAACATCCGCTGTTCGCACAGCGCATCCGCCAGGCGGCCCGCAAGGGCTGCGCCGTGAGCGCGCTGAATGCCGTGGCCCACGACTGGGCCATGCCGATGGCGCAATCCATCGTGGCGCCTGCCGGTGAGTGGACTGCTGCGCTGGCCGACATCGCCGCCGCCGTGGCCCAGGAGCGCGGCGTGGCCGCGCCCGTGGCCTCCGGCCGTGTGACCGATGCGGCGCTGGCCGTGGCGCGTTCGCTCGCGTCCGGCGAAGGCCGTGCCGTGCTGCTCGGCAATGCCGCGGCCCACCATGCCCAGGCATCGTCGCTGCTGGCGCTGGCCCAGTGGATCGGAGCGCAGACCGGCGCCGTGGTCGGCTACCTGACCGAAGCCGCCAACACCGTCGGCGCGCAGTTCGTGGGGGCGCAGCCCCGGCAGGGCGGGCTCGATGCCGGCCGCATGCTGGCTGGCGGCCTGAAGGCCGCGCTGCTGCTGAACACCGAGCCGGTGCACGACTCCGCTGCCGGTGCGCGCGCCGCAGAGGCGCTCGCACAGGCCGAGATGGTCGTGACGCTGAGCCCGTTCAAGACCAACCTGGAATTCAGCGACGTGCTGCTGCCCATCGCCCCGTTCACCGAAACCTCCGGCAGCTTCGTGAATGCCGAAGGCCGCCTGCAGGGCTTCCATGCCGTGGTCAAGCCGCTGGGCGATGCGCGTCCGGCCTGGAAGGTGCTGCGCGTGCTCGGCAACCTGCTGGGCGTGCAGGGCATCGGCTTCGAGACCTCGCAGGAGGTGCTGGCCCACGCGGTGGGTGCCACCGGCGCCGAGCTGCCGACGCACCTGCCGGCCGCCCGCCTGTCCAACACGACGTCCGCGGCACCCGCCGTGCCGGCCATCGCGGCCGGTGCGCCGGAGCCCGTGGTCGCCGCCATCTACCAGCTCGACGGCCTCGTGCGCCGCGCGCCCTCGCTGCAGCTGACGGCCGACGGCCGCCAGGCTGCCGCCACCATCGCCGTGGAAGGAGCCGCAGCATGA